A genomic region of Arvicola amphibius chromosome X, mArvAmp1.2, whole genome shotgun sequence contains the following coding sequences:
- the Zmym3 gene encoding zinc finger MYM-type protein 3 isoform X4: MDPSDFPSPFDPLTLPEKPLAGDLPVDMEFGEDLLESQTAPTRGWAPPGDGLTGKESEKPPERKRSERVRRAEPPKPEVVDSTESIPVSDEDSDAMVDDPNDEDFVPFRPRRSPRMSLRSSMAQRAGRSSMGTKMSCAHCRTPLQKGQTAYQRKGLPQLFCSSSCLTTFSKKPLGRKTCTFCKKEIWNTKDSVVVQTGSGGSFQEFCTSVCLSLYEAQQQRPIPQSVDPADATRCSICQKTGEVLHEVSNGSVVHRLCSDSCFSKFRANKGLKTNCCDQCGAYIYARPGSLGPELLFHDGQQKRFCNTTCLGAYKKKNTRVYPCVWCKTLCKNFEMLSHVDRNGKTSLFCSLCCTTSYKVKQAGLTGPPRPCSFCRRSLSDPCYYNKVDRTVYQFCSPSCWTKFQRTSPEGGIHLSCHYCHSLFSGKPEVLEWQDQVFQFCCRDCCEDFKRLRGVVSQCEHCRQEKLLHEKLRFSGVEKSFCSEGCVLLYKQDFTKKLGLCCITCTYCSQTCQRGVAEQLDGSTWDFCSEDCKTKYLLWYCKAARCHACKRQGKLLETIHWRGQIRHFCNQQCLLRFYSQQNQPNLDTQSGPESLLNSQSSESKPQTPSQTKVENNITVRTPEENGNLGKIPVKTRSVPSVPNPLSTPPPATPRKNKAAMCKPLMQNRGVSCKVEMKSKGSQTEEWKPQVIVLPIPVPIFVPVPMHLYCQKVPVPFSMPIPVPVPMFLPTTLESTEKIVETIEELKVKIPSNPLEADILAMAEMIAEAEELDKASSDLCDLVSNQSAEGLLEDCDLFGTARDDVLAMAVKMANVLDEPGQDLEADFPKNPLDINPSVDFLFDCGLVGPEDVSTEQDLPRAMRKGQKRLMLSESCSRDSLSSQPSCTGLNYSYGVNAWKCWVQSKYANGETSKGDELRFGPKPMRIKEDILACSAAELNYGLAQFVREITRPNGERYEPDSIYYLCLGIQQYLLENNRMVNIFTDLYYLTFVQELNKSLSTWQPTLLPNNTVFSRVEEEHLWECKQLGVYSPFVLLNTLMFFNTKFFGLQTAEEHMQLSFTNVVRQSRKCTTPRGTTKVVSIRYYAPVRQRKGRDTGPGKRKREDDTILEQRENRMNPLRCPVKFYEFYLSKCPESLRTRNDVFYLQPERSCIAESPLWYSVIPMDRSMLESMLNRILAVREIYEELGRPGEEDLD, from the exons ATGGATCCCAGTGATTTCCCCAGTCCATTTGACCCATTGACCCTGCCAGAGAAGCCCCTGGCTGGAGACCTTCCAGTAGACATGGAATTTGGAGAGGATCTGCTGGAATCTCAGACTGCTCCAACTCGAGGATGGGCCCCCCCAG gAGATGGTCTGACTGGGAAGGAGAGTGAGAAGCCGCCTGAGAGG AAGAGAAGCGAGCGCGTTAGAAGAGCAGAACCTCCAAAGCCTGAGGTTGTGGATTCCACTGAGAGCA TTCCAGTGTCAGATGAGGATTCTGATGCCATGGTAGATGACCCCAATGATGAGGACTTTGTGCCATTCCGGCCCCGGCGCTCTCCTCGCATGTCCCTGCGCTCAAGTATGGCACAAAGGGCTGGGCGCTCTTCAATGGGCACCAAGATGTCTTGTGCACATTGCCGGACACCACTGCAGAAGGGGCAGACGGCCTATCAGCGCAAGGGGCTGCCTCAgctcttctgttcttcatcttGTCTCACTACTTTCTCCAAGAAGCCTTTGGGCAGAAAGACCTGTACCTTCTGCAAGAA GGAGATCTGGAACACCAAGGACTCAGTTGTGGTGCAGACTGGTTCAGGAGGCTCCTTCCAGGAATTctgcacatctgtctgtctgtctctgtatgagGCCCAGCAGCAGCGTCCAATCCCCCAGTCTGTGGATCCTGCCGATGCCACTCGTTGCAGCATATGCCAGAAGACTGGAGAG GTCCTACATGAGGTCAGCAACGGCAGCGTGGTGCATCGACTCTGCAGCGATTCTTGCTTCTCCAAATTCCGAGCCAACAAGGGACTGAAAACCAACTGTTGTGACCAGTGTGGGGCTTACATCTACGCCAGGCCTGGGAGCCTTGGCCCAGAGCTCCTCTTCCATGATGGTCAACAAAAGCGGTTTTGCAACACAACGTGCTTGGGGGCGTACAAGAAG AAAAACACACGTGTGTACCCATGTGTCTGGTGCAAGACCCTGTGTAAGAACTTTGAGATGCTATCACATGTGGATCGTAATGGCAAGACCAGCTTGTTCTGTTCCCTGTGCTGTACCACTTCTTACAAAGTGAAGCAGGCAGGGCTCACTG GCCCTCCCCGACCCTGCAGCTTCTGCCGCCGCAGCCTCTCTGACCCTTGTTACTACAACAAAGTTGATCGCACAGTCTACCAGTTCTGCAGCCCCAGCTGCTGGACCAAGTTCCAG cgTACTAGCCCTGAGGGGGGCATTCACCTGAGCTGTCACTACTGCCATAGCCTCTTCAGTGGCAAGCCTGAGGTCTTGGAGTGGCAG GACCAGGTCTTCCAGTTCTGCTGCCGTGATTGCTGTGAGGACTTCAAGCGGCTTCGGGGTGTGGTATCCCAGTGTGAGCACTGCCGGCAGGAGAAACTCCTGCATGAGAAACTTCGGTTCAGTGGGGTGGAGAAAAGTTTCTGCAGTGAAG GCTGTGTGCTACTGTACAAACAAGACTTCACTAAGAAGCTGGGCTTATGCTGTATCACTTGTACTTACTGCTCCCAAACCTGCCAGCGTGGAGTCGCTGAGCAACTGGATGGCAGCACCTGGGACTTTTGCAGCGAGGACTGTAAGACCAAGTACCTGTTATGGTACTGCAAG GCTGCCCGGTGCCATGCCTGTAAGCGCCAGGGGAAGCTGCTGGAAACCATCCACTGGCGTGGGCAAATCCGTCATTTCTGCAACCAACAGTGTCTGCTGCGCTTCTACAGCCAGCAGAACCAACCCAACTTGGATACCCAGAGTGGGCCAGAAAGCCTCCTGAACA GTCAGTCTTCTGAGTCAAAGCCCCAGACACCCTCTCAAACCAAAGTGGAAAACAACATCACAGTGAGAACCCCAGAGGAAAATGGGAATTTGGGCAAG ATTCCTGTGAAGACTCGATCCGTTCCAAGTGTGCCCAATCCTCTATCCACACCACCCCCAGCAACACCCCGTAAAAACAAAGCTGCCATGTGTAAGCCGCTGATGCAGAACCGGGGAGTCTCCTGTAAGGTGGAAATGAAGTCCAAAGGAAGTCAAACAG AAGAGTGGAAGCCACAGGTGATTGTGCTGCCCATCCCAGTGCCCATATTTGTGCCAGTGCCTATGCATCTATACTGCCAGAAAGTCCCGGTGCCTTTCTCAATGCCTATCCCA GTGCCTGTGCCCATGTTCTTGCCCACTACCTTGGAGAGCACAGAAAAGATTGTGGAGACCATTGAGGAGCTGAAGGTGAAGATCCCTTCCAACCCCTTGGAGGCTGACATCCTGGCCATGGCGGAAATGATTGCAGAGGCTGAAGAGTTAGACAAGGCCTCTTCTGATCTTTGTG ATCTTGTGAGCAACCAGAGTGCAGAGGGACTTCTGGAAGACTGTGACCTGTTTGGCACAGCTCGAGATGACGTCCTGGCCATGGCTGTTAAGATGGCTAATGTCTTAGATGAGCCTGGGCAAGACTTGGAGGCAGATTTCCCCAAGA ATCCTTTGGACATTAACCCAAGTGTAGACTTCCTCTTTGATTGTGGCCTCGTAGGGCCTGAGGATGTATCTACTGAACAGGACCTTCCTCGAGCCATGAGGAAG GGTCAAAAGAGGTTGAtgctttctgaaagctgttcccGGGACTCTTTGAGCAGCCAGCCTAGTTGTACTGGTCTCAACTATTCATATGGTGTTAATGCTTGGAAGTGCTGGGTACAGTCAAAATATGCCAATGGAGAAACCAGCAAGGGTGATGAGCTACGCTTTGGTC CCAAACCCATGCGTATCAAAGAGGATATTCTCGCCTGTTCGGCTGCTGAGCTCAACTACGGTCTAGCCCAGTTTGTGAGAGAAATTACTCGACCCAATGGTGAACGATATGAACCCGACAGTATCTACTATCTGTGTCTTGGCATCCAGCAG taTTTGCTGGAAAATAACCGAATGGTGAACATTTTCACGGACCTTTACTACTTGACTTTCGTTCAAGAACTCAACAAGTCTCTGAGTACCTGGCAGCCCACACTCCTTCCCAACA ATACTGTATTCTCCCGTGTGGAGGAAGAACACCTCTGGGAGTGCAAGCAGCTGGGGGTCTATTCTCCCTTTGTCCTTCTCAACACCCTCATGTTCTTCAACACTAAGTTTTTTGGACTGCAGACAGCTGAGGAACACATGCAGCTCTCTTTCACTAATGTGGTACGGCAGTCTCGCAAGTGTACCACTCCTCGGGGCACCACAAAGGTGGTGAGCATCCGCTACTATGCCCCAGTCCGACAGAGGAAAGGGCGAG ACACAGGCCCTGGGAAACGGAAGAGGGAAGATGACACTATCTTAGAGCAACGTGAGAATCGCATGAATCCCCTCCGCTGCCCTGTCAAGTTCTATGAGTTCTATCTCTCAAAATG TCCTGAAAGCCTCAGGACTCGAAACGATGTGTTCTACCTGCAACCTGAGCGCTCCTGCATTGCGGAGTCACCTCTCTGGTATTCTGTGATTCCCATGGACCGAAGCATGTTGGAGAGCATGCTTAATCGCATTCTGGCTGTGCGTGAGATTTATGAGGAACTTGGTCGTCCTGGGGAAGAAGACCTAGACTGA
- the Zmym3 gene encoding zinc finger MYM-type protein 3 isoform X6, which yields MDPSDFPSPFDPLTLPEKPLAGDLPVDMEFGEDLLESQTAPTRGWAPPGPSPSSGALDLLDTPSGLEKDPGVVLDGATELLGLGGLFYKAPSPPEVDHDPEGTLAWDSGEQTLEPGPGCQTPEVMPPDPGAGVIPPSPEGLLEPLAPDSPIILESPHIEEEIPPIATRRRGFPGQEEEEHTQGQPQSPNAPPSPSVGETLGDGINSSQSKPGVSIPATHPSLPGDGLTGKESEKPPERKRSERVRRAEPPKPEVVDSTESIPVSDEDSDAMVDDPNDEDFVPFRPRRSPRMSLRSSMAQRAGRSSMGTKMSCAHCRTPLQKGQTAYQRKGLPQLFCSSSCLTTFSKKPLGRKTCTFCKKEIWNTKDSVVVQTGSGGSFQEFCTSVCLSLYEAQQQRPIPQSVDPADATRCSICQKTGEVLHEVSNGSVVHRLCSDSCFSKFRANKGLKTNCCDQCGAYIYARPGSLGPELLFHDGQQKRFCNTTCLGAYKKVGPRE from the exons ATGGATCCCAGTGATTTCCCCAGTCCATTTGACCCATTGACCCTGCCAGAGAAGCCCCTGGCTGGAGACCTTCCAGTAGACATGGAATTTGGAGAGGATCTGCTGGAATCTCAGACTGCTCCAACTCGAGGATGGGCCCCCCCAGGTCCGTCTCCATCCTCTGGAGCCCTGGACCTGCTTGATACCCCTTCTGGCCTGGAAAAAGACCCTGGAGTAGTCCTGGATGGAGCCACTGAGCTACTGGGGCTGGGGGGGCTGTTTTATAAAGCCCCCTCTCCCCCAGAGGTGGACCATGATCCTGAGGGGACCCTTGCATGGGATTCGGGGGAGCAGACCCTAGAGCCTGGACCAGGGTGCCAGACCCCTGAGGTGATGCCACCTGATCCCGGGGCTGGGGTCATTCCCCCTTCACCTGAGGGGCTACTAGAACCTTTGGCTCCGGATTCTCCAATAATCCTGGAGTCTCCTCATATTGAAGAGGAGATACCCCCCATAGCTACAAGGAGAAGGGGCTTccctgggcaggaggaggaggagcataCCCAAGGGCAGCCACAGAGCCCAAATGCACCCCCTAGCCCTTCAGTGGGAGAGACTCTGGGGGATGGCATCAACAGTTCTCAGAGCAAACCTGGGGTCTCTATCCCTGCTACACATCCTTCTTTGCCAG gAGATGGTCTGACTGGGAAGGAGAGTGAGAAGCCGCCTGAGAGG AAGAGAAGCGAGCGCGTTAGAAGAGCAGAACCTCCAAAGCCTGAGGTTGTGGATTCCACTGAGAGCA TTCCAGTGTCAGATGAGGATTCTGATGCCATGGTAGATGACCCCAATGATGAGGACTTTGTGCCATTCCGGCCCCGGCGCTCTCCTCGCATGTCCCTGCGCTCAAGTATGGCACAAAGGGCTGGGCGCTCTTCAATGGGCACCAAGATGTCTTGTGCACATTGCCGGACACCACTGCAGAAGGGGCAGACGGCCTATCAGCGCAAGGGGCTGCCTCAgctcttctgttcttcatcttGTCTCACTACTTTCTCCAAGAAGCCTTTGGGCAGAAAGACCTGTACCTTCTGCAAGAA GGAGATCTGGAACACCAAGGACTCAGTTGTGGTGCAGACTGGTTCAGGAGGCTCCTTCCAGGAATTctgcacatctgtctgtctgtctctgtatgagGCCCAGCAGCAGCGTCCAATCCCCCAGTCTGTGGATCCTGCCGATGCCACTCGTTGCAGCATATGCCAGAAGACTGGAGAG GTCCTACATGAGGTCAGCAACGGCAGCGTGGTGCATCGACTCTGCAGCGATTCTTGCTTCTCCAAATTCCGAGCCAACAAGGGACTGAAAACCAACTGTTGTGACCAGTGTGGGGCTTACATCTACGCCAGGCCTGGGAGCCTTGGCCCAGAGCTCCTCTTCCATGATGGTCAACAAAAGCGGTTTTGCAACACAACGTGCTTGGGGGCGTACAAGAAGGTGGGGCCGAGGGAGTAG
- the Zmym3 gene encoding zinc finger MYM-type protein 3 isoform X2, with protein MDPSDFPSPFDPLTLPEKPLAGDLPVDMEFGEDLLESQTAPTRGWAPPGPSPSSGALDLLDTPSGLEKDPGVVLDGATELLGLGGLFYKAPSPPEVDHDPEGTLAWDSGEQTLEPGPGCQTPEVMPPDPGAGVIPPSPEGLLEPLAPDSPIILESPHIEEEIPPIATRRRGFPGQEEEEHTQGQPQSPNAPPSPSVGETLGDGINSSQSKPGVSIPATHPSLPGDGLTGKESEKPPERKRSERVRRAEPPKPEVVDSTESIPVSDEDSDAMVDDPNDEDFVPFRPRRSPRMSLRSSMAQRAGRSSMGTKMSCAHCRTPLQKGQTAYQRKGLPQLFCSSSCLTTFSKKPLGRKTCTFCKKEIWNTKDSVVVQTGSGGSFQEFCTSVCLSLYEAQQQRPIPQSVDPADATRCSICQKTGEVLHEVSNGSVVHRLCSDSCFSKFRANKGLKTNCCDQCGAYIYARPGSLGPELLFHDGQQKRFCNTTCLGAYKKKNTRVYPCVWCKTLCKNFEMLSHVDRNGKTSLFCSLCCTTSYKVKQAGLTGPPRPCSFCRRSLSDPCYYNKVDRTVYQFCSPSCWTKFQRTSPEGGIHLSCHYCHSLFSGKPEVLEWQDQVFQFCCRDCCEDFKRLRGVVSQCEHCRQEKLLHEKLRFSGVEKSFCSEGCVLLYKQDFTKKLGLCCITCTYCSQTCQRGVAEQLDGSTWDFCSEDCKTKYLLWYCKAARCHACKRQGKLLETIHWRGQIRHFCNQQCLLRFYSQQNQPNLDTQSGPESLLNSQSSESKPQTPSQTKVENNITVRTPEENGNLGKIPVKTRSVPSVPNPLSTPPPATPRKNKAAMCKPLMQNRGVSCKVEMKSKGSQTEEWKPQVIVLPIPVPIFVPVPMHLYCQKVPVPFSMPIPVPVPMFLPTTLESTEKIVETIEELKVKIPSNPLEADILAMAEMIAEAEELDKASSDLCDLVSNQSAEGLLEDCDLFGTARDDVLAMAVKMANVLDEPGQDLEADFPKNPLDINPSVDFLFDCGLVGPEDVSTEQDLPRAMRKGQKRLMLSESCSRDSLSSQPSCTGLNYSYGVNAWKCWVQSKYANGETSKGDELRFGPKPMRIKEDILACSAAELNYGLAQFVREITRPNGERYEPDSIYYLCLGIQQYLLENNRMVNIFTDLYYLTFVQELNKSLSTWQPTLLPNNTVFSRVEEEHLWECKQLGVYSPFVLLNTLMFFNTKFFGLQTAEEHMQLSFTNVVRQSRKCTTPRGTTKVVSIRYYAPVRQRKGRDTGPGKRKREDDTILEQRENRMNPLRCPVKFYEFYLSKCPESLRTRNDVFYLQPERSCIAESPLWYSVIPMDRSMLESMLNRILAVREIYEELGRPGEEDLD; from the exons ATGGATCCCAGTGATTTCCCCAGTCCATTTGACCCATTGACCCTGCCAGAGAAGCCCCTGGCTGGAGACCTTCCAGTAGACATGGAATTTGGAGAGGATCTGCTGGAATCTCAGACTGCTCCAACTCGAGGATGGGCCCCCCCAGGTCCGTCTCCATCCTCTGGAGCCCTGGACCTGCTTGATACCCCTTCTGGCCTGGAAAAAGACCCTGGAGTAGTCCTGGATGGAGCCACTGAGCTACTGGGGCTGGGGGGGCTGTTTTATAAAGCCCCCTCTCCCCCAGAGGTGGACCATGATCCTGAGGGGACCCTTGCATGGGATTCGGGGGAGCAGACCCTAGAGCCTGGACCAGGGTGCCAGACCCCTGAGGTGATGCCACCTGATCCCGGGGCTGGGGTCATTCCCCCTTCACCTGAGGGGCTACTAGAACCTTTGGCTCCGGATTCTCCAATAATCCTGGAGTCTCCTCATATTGAAGAGGAGATACCCCCCATAGCTACAAGGAGAAGGGGCTTccctgggcaggaggaggaggagcataCCCAAGGGCAGCCACAGAGCCCAAATGCACCCCCTAGCCCTTCAGTGGGAGAGACTCTGGGGGATGGCATCAACAGTTCTCAGAGCAAACCTGGGGTCTCTATCCCTGCTACACATCCTTCTTTGCCAG gAGATGGTCTGACTGGGAAGGAGAGTGAGAAGCCGCCTGAGAGG AAGAGAAGCGAGCGCGTTAGAAGAGCAGAACCTCCAAAGCCTGAGGTTGTGGATTCCACTGAGAGCA TTCCAGTGTCAGATGAGGATTCTGATGCCATGGTAGATGACCCCAATGATGAGGACTTTGTGCCATTCCGGCCCCGGCGCTCTCCTCGCATGTCCCTGCGCTCAAGTATGGCACAAAGGGCTGGGCGCTCTTCAATGGGCACCAAGATGTCTTGTGCACATTGCCGGACACCACTGCAGAAGGGGCAGACGGCCTATCAGCGCAAGGGGCTGCCTCAgctcttctgttcttcatcttGTCTCACTACTTTCTCCAAGAAGCCTTTGGGCAGAAAGACCTGTACCTTCTGCAAGAA GGAGATCTGGAACACCAAGGACTCAGTTGTGGTGCAGACTGGTTCAGGAGGCTCCTTCCAGGAATTctgcacatctgtctgtctgtctctgtatgagGCCCAGCAGCAGCGTCCAATCCCCCAGTCTGTGGATCCTGCCGATGCCACTCGTTGCAGCATATGCCAGAAGACTGGAGAG GTCCTACATGAGGTCAGCAACGGCAGCGTGGTGCATCGACTCTGCAGCGATTCTTGCTTCTCCAAATTCCGAGCCAACAAGGGACTGAAAACCAACTGTTGTGACCAGTGTGGGGCTTACATCTACGCCAGGCCTGGGAGCCTTGGCCCAGAGCTCCTCTTCCATGATGGTCAACAAAAGCGGTTTTGCAACACAACGTGCTTGGGGGCGTACAAGAAG AAAAACACACGTGTGTACCCATGTGTCTGGTGCAAGACCCTGTGTAAGAACTTTGAGATGCTATCACATGTGGATCGTAATGGCAAGACCAGCTTGTTCTGTTCCCTGTGCTGTACCACTTCTTACAAAGTGAAGCAGGCAGGGCTCACTG GCCCTCCCCGACCCTGCAGCTTCTGCCGCCGCAGCCTCTCTGACCCTTGTTACTACAACAAAGTTGATCGCACAGTCTACCAGTTCTGCAGCCCCAGCTGCTGGACCAAGTTCCAG cgTACTAGCCCTGAGGGGGGCATTCACCTGAGCTGTCACTACTGCCATAGCCTCTTCAGTGGCAAGCCTGAGGTCTTGGAGTGGCAG GACCAGGTCTTCCAGTTCTGCTGCCGTGATTGCTGTGAGGACTTCAAGCGGCTTCGGGGTGTGGTATCCCAGTGTGAGCACTGCCGGCAGGAGAAACTCCTGCATGAGAAACTTCGGTTCAGTGGGGTGGAGAAAAGTTTCTGCAGTGAAG GCTGTGTGCTACTGTACAAACAAGACTTCACTAAGAAGCTGGGCTTATGCTGTATCACTTGTACTTACTGCTCCCAAACCTGCCAGCGTGGAGTCGCTGAGCAACTGGATGGCAGCACCTGGGACTTTTGCAGCGAGGACTGTAAGACCAAGTACCTGTTATGGTACTGCAAG GCTGCCCGGTGCCATGCCTGTAAGCGCCAGGGGAAGCTGCTGGAAACCATCCACTGGCGTGGGCAAATCCGTCATTTCTGCAACCAACAGTGTCTGCTGCGCTTCTACAGCCAGCAGAACCAACCCAACTTGGATACCCAGAGTGGGCCAGAAAGCCTCCTGAACA GTCAGTCTTCTGAGTCAAAGCCCCAGACACCCTCTCAAACCAAAGTGGAAAACAACATCACAGTGAGAACCCCAGAGGAAAATGGGAATTTGGGCAAG ATTCCTGTGAAGACTCGATCCGTTCCAAGTGTGCCCAATCCTCTATCCACACCACCCCCAGCAACACCCCGTAAAAACAAAGCTGCCATGTGTAAGCCGCTGATGCAGAACCGGGGAGTCTCCTGTAAGGTGGAAATGAAGTCCAAAGGAAGTCAAACAG AAGAGTGGAAGCCACAGGTGATTGTGCTGCCCATCCCAGTGCCCATATTTGTGCCAGTGCCTATGCATCTATACTGCCAGAAAGTCCCGGTGCCTTTCTCAATGCCTATCCCA GTGCCTGTGCCCATGTTCTTGCCCACTACCTTGGAGAGCACAGAAAAGATTGTGGAGACCATTGAGGAGCTGAAGGTGAAGATCCCTTCCAACCCCTTGGAGGCTGACATCCTGGCCATGGCGGAAATGATTGCAGAGGCTGAAGAGTTAGACAAGGCCTCTTCTGATCTTTGTG ATCTTGTGAGCAACCAGAGTGCAGAGGGACTTCTGGAAGACTGTGACCTGTTTGGCACAGCTCGAGATGACGTCCTGGCCATGGCTGTTAAGATGGCTAATGTCTTAGATGAGCCTGGGCAAGACTTGGAGGCAGATTTCCCCAAGA ATCCTTTGGACATTAACCCAAGTGTAGACTTCCTCTTTGATTGTGGCCTCGTAGGGCCTGAGGATGTATCTACTGAACAGGACCTTCCTCGAGCCATGAGGAAG GGTCAAAAGAGGTTGAtgctttctgaaagctgttcccGGGACTCTTTGAGCAGCCAGCCTAGTTGTACTGGTCTCAACTATTCATATGGTGTTAATGCTTGGAAGTGCTGGGTACAGTCAAAATATGCCAATGGAGAAACCAGCAAGGGTGATGAGCTACGCTTTGGTC CCAAACCCATGCGTATCAAAGAGGATATTCTCGCCTGTTCGGCTGCTGAGCTCAACTACGGTCTAGCCCAGTTTGTGAGAGAAATTACTCGACCCAATGGTGAACGATATGAACCCGACAGTATCTACTATCTGTGTCTTGGCATCCAGCAG taTTTGCTGGAAAATAACCGAATGGTGAACATTTTCACGGACCTTTACTACTTGACTTTCGTTCAAGAACTCAACAAGTCTCTGAGTACCTGGCAGCCCACACTCCTTCCCAACA ATACTGTATTCTCCCGTGTGGAGGAAGAACACCTCTGGGAGTGCAAGCAGCTGGGGGTCTATTCTCCCTTTGTCCTTCTCAACACCCTCATGTTCTTCAACACTAAGTTTTTTGGACTGCAGACAGCTGAGGAACACATGCAGCTCTCTTTCACTAATGTGGTACGGCAGTCTCGCAAGTGTACCACTCCTCGGGGCACCACAAAGGTGGTGAGCATCCGCTACTATGCCCCAGTCCGACAGAGGAAAGGGCGAG ACACAGGCCCTGGGAAACGGAAGAGGGAAGATGACACTATCTTAGAGCAACGTGAGAATCGCATGAATCCCCTCCGCTGCCCTGTCAAGTTCTATGAGTTCTATCTCTCAAAATG TCCTGAAAGCCTCAGGACTCGAAACGATGTGTTCTACCTGCAACCTGAGCGCTCCTGCATTGCGGAGTCACCTCTCTGGTATTCTGTGATTCCCATGGACCGAAGCATGTTGGAGAGCATGCTTAATCGCATTCTGGCTGTGCGTGAGATTTATGAGGAACTTGGTCGTCCTGGGGAAGAAGACCTAGACTGA
- the Zmym3 gene encoding zinc finger MYM-type protein 3 isoform X5 has protein sequence MDPSDFPSPFDPLTLPEKPLAGDLPVDMEFGEDLLESQTAPTRGWAPPGPSPSSGALDLLDTPSGLEKDPGVVLDGATELLGLGGLFYKAPSPPEVDHDPEGTLAWDSGEQTLEPGPGCQTPEVMPPDPGAGVIPPSPEGLLEPLAPDSPIILESPHIEEEIPPIATRRRGFPGQEEEEHTQGQPQSPNAPPSPSVGETLGDGINSSQSKPGVSIPATHPSLPGDGLTGKESEKPPERVQKRSERVRRAEPPKPEVVDSTESIPVSDEDSDAMVDDPNDEDFVPFRPRRSPRMSLRSSMAQRAGRSSMGTKMSCAHCRTPLQKGQTAYQRKGLPQLFCSSSCLTTFSKKPLGRKTCTFCKKEIWNTKDSVVVQTGSGGSFQEFCTSVCLSLYEAQQQRPIPQSVDPADATRCSICQKTGEVLHEVSNGSVVHRLCSDSCFSKFRANKGLKTNCCDQCGAYIYARPGSLGPELLFHDGQQKRFCNTTCLGAYKKVGPRE, from the exons ATGGATCCCAGTGATTTCCCCAGTCCATTTGACCCATTGACCCTGCCAGAGAAGCCCCTGGCTGGAGACCTTCCAGTAGACATGGAATTTGGAGAGGATCTGCTGGAATCTCAGACTGCTCCAACTCGAGGATGGGCCCCCCCAGGTCCGTCTCCATCCTCTGGAGCCCTGGACCTGCTTGATACCCCTTCTGGCCTGGAAAAAGACCCTGGAGTAGTCCTGGATGGAGCCACTGAGCTACTGGGGCTGGGGGGGCTGTTTTATAAAGCCCCCTCTCCCCCAGAGGTGGACCATGATCCTGAGGGGACCCTTGCATGGGATTCGGGGGAGCAGACCCTAGAGCCTGGACCAGGGTGCCAGACCCCTGAGGTGATGCCACCTGATCCCGGGGCTGGGGTCATTCCCCCTTCACCTGAGGGGCTACTAGAACCTTTGGCTCCGGATTCTCCAATAATCCTGGAGTCTCCTCATATTGAAGAGGAGATACCCCCCATAGCTACAAGGAGAAGGGGCTTccctgggcaggaggaggaggagcataCCCAAGGGCAGCCACAGAGCCCAAATGCACCCCCTAGCCCTTCAGTGGGAGAGACTCTGGGGGATGGCATCAACAGTTCTCAGAGCAAACCTGGGGTCTCTATCCCTGCTACACATCCTTCTTTGCCAG gAGATGGTCTGACTGGGAAGGAGAGTGAGAAGCCGCCTGAGAGG GTACAGAAGAGAAGCGAGCGCGTTAGAAGAGCAGAACCTCCAAAGCCTGAGGTTGTGGATTCCACTGAGAGCA TTCCAGTGTCAGATGAGGATTCTGATGCCATGGTAGATGACCCCAATGATGAGGACTTTGTGCCATTCCGGCCCCGGCGCTCTCCTCGCATGTCCCTGCGCTCAAGTATGGCACAAAGGGCTGGGCGCTCTTCAATGGGCACCAAGATGTCTTGTGCACATTGCCGGACACCACTGCAGAAGGGGCAGACGGCCTATCAGCGCAAGGGGCTGCCTCAgctcttctgttcttcatcttGTCTCACTACTTTCTCCAAGAAGCCTTTGGGCAGAAAGACCTGTACCTTCTGCAAGAA GGAGATCTGGAACACCAAGGACTCAGTTGTGGTGCAGACTGGTTCAGGAGGCTCCTTCCAGGAATTctgcacatctgtctgtctgtctctgtatgagGCCCAGCAGCAGCGTCCAATCCCCCAGTCTGTGGATCCTGCCGATGCCACTCGTTGCAGCATATGCCAGAAGACTGGAGAG GTCCTACATGAGGTCAGCAACGGCAGCGTGGTGCATCGACTCTGCAGCGATTCTTGCTTCTCCAAATTCCGAGCCAACAAGGGACTGAAAACCAACTGTTGTGACCAGTGTGGGGCTTACATCTACGCCAGGCCTGGGAGCCTTGGCCCAGAGCTCCTCTTCCATGATGGTCAACAAAAGCGGTTTTGCAACACAACGTGCTTGGGGGCGTACAAGAAGGTGGGGCCGAGGGAGTAG